In Streptomyces hawaiiensis, one genomic interval encodes:
- a CDS encoding cytochrome b, whose translation MSTAQTRRKAPAGERVADWADGRLGIYSLAKANMRKIFPDHWSFMLGEICLYSFIIIILTGVYLTLFFHPSMNEVEYHGSYVPLQGQLMSEAFASTLDISFDVRGGLLIRQIHHWAAIIFLAGMFVHMMRVFFTGAFRKPREINWMFGFLLFVLGMFTGFTGYSLPDDLLSGTGVRFTQGAILSVPIVGTYISMFLFGGEFPGTDFVARFYSIHILLLPGIMLGLVVGHLILVFYHKHTQFAGPGRTNKNVVGMPLLPVYMAKAGGFFFLVFGVISALAAIATINPIWVLGPYRPDQVSTGAQPDWYMGFAEGLIRAMPGWEINLWGHTLVLGVFIPLVLFGVFLGIIALYPFIESWVTGDKREHHILDRPRNAPTRTGVGVAWVTGYIIMLIGGGNDIVATHFHLSINAVTWFVRIGFFVGPVIAFIVTKRICLGLQRRDKEKVLHGRETGIIKRLPHGEFIEVHEPLSQEQMYTLTAHEQYEPAEIGPTVDENGVERKVKGSEKLRAKLSDAYFGEGAQIPKPTAEEHREITSGHGHH comes from the coding sequence AAGATCTTCCCGGACCACTGGTCCTTCATGCTCGGTGAGATCTGCCTCTACAGCTTCATCATCATCATCCTCACGGGTGTGTACCTGACGCTGTTCTTCCACCCGTCGATGAACGAGGTGGAGTACCACGGCAGTTACGTCCCGCTCCAGGGGCAGCTGATGTCGGAGGCGTTCGCCTCCACGCTGGACATCAGCTTCGACGTCCGCGGCGGTCTGCTCATCCGGCAGATCCACCACTGGGCGGCGATCATCTTCCTCGCCGGCATGTTCGTGCACATGATGCGCGTCTTCTTCACCGGCGCGTTCCGCAAGCCGCGTGAGATCAACTGGATGTTCGGCTTCCTGCTGTTCGTCCTGGGCATGTTCACCGGCTTCACCGGTTACTCGCTCCCGGACGACCTGCTCTCCGGCACCGGTGTCCGCTTCACGCAGGGCGCGATCCTGTCCGTGCCGATCGTGGGCACGTACATCTCGATGTTCCTGTTCGGCGGGGAGTTCCCGGGCACCGACTTCGTCGCCCGGTTCTACTCGATCCACATCCTGCTGCTGCCGGGCATCATGCTCGGGCTCGTGGTCGGCCACCTGATCCTGGTCTTCTACCACAAGCACACCCAGTTCGCGGGTCCCGGCCGGACCAACAAGAACGTCGTCGGCATGCCGCTGCTGCCGGTCTACATGGCCAAGGCCGGAGGCTTCTTCTTCCTGGTCTTCGGTGTCATCTCGGCCCTCGCCGCCATCGCGACGATCAACCCGATCTGGGTCCTGGGCCCGTACCGGCCCGACCAGGTGTCGACCGGTGCCCAGCCCGACTGGTACATGGGCTTCGCCGAGGGTCTGATCCGAGCGATGCCGGGCTGGGAGATCAACCTCTGGGGTCACACCCTCGTTCTGGGTGTGTTCATCCCGCTGGTGCTCTTCGGTGTCTTCCTCGGGATCATCGCCCTCTACCCGTTCATCGAGTCGTGGGTCACCGGGGACAAGCGCGAGCACCACATCCTGGACCGGCCGCGCAACGCCCCGACCCGCACCGGCGTCGGTGTCGCGTGGGTCACCGGCTACATCATCATGCTGATCGGCGGTGGCAACGACATCGTCGCCACGCACTTCCATCTGTCGATCAACGCGGTCACCTGGTTCGTCCGGATCGGGTTCTTCGTCGGACCGGTCATCGCCTTCATCGTCACCAAGCGCATCTGCCTCGGGCTGCAGCGCCGGGACAAGGAGAAGGTGCTGCACGGCCGCGAGACCGGCATCATCAAGCGCCTGCCGCACGGTGAGTTCATCGAGGTGCACGAGCCGCTCAGCCAGGAGCAGATGTACACGCTCACGGCGCACGAGCAGTACGAGCCGGCCGAGATCGGCCCGACGGTCGACGAGAACGGTGTCGAGCGCAAGGTGAAGGGCTCCGAGAAGCTGCGCGCCAAGCTCAGCGACGCCTACTTCGGCGAGGGTGCCCAGATCCCCAAGCCCACCGCCGAGGAACACCGGGAGATCACGAGCGGCCACGGCCACCACTGA